One genomic region from Pseudomonas hormoni encodes:
- the thiI gene encoding tRNA uracil 4-sulfurtransferase ThiI encodes MKLIVKVFPEITIKSRPVRMRFIRQLAKNIRTVLRDLDPAVVVNGVWDNLELETRVTEPKVLKDMTERLSCMPGIAHFLQVDEYPLGDFDDIVAKCKLHFGDSLAGKIFSVRCKRAGKHEFSSMDVEKYVGSQLRRQCGAAGISLKEPEIEVRIEIRDKRLFVIHSQHNSIGGYPLGALEQTLVLMSGGFDSTVAAYQIMRRGLMSHFCFFNLGGRAHELGVMEVAHFIWKKYGSSQRVLFVSVPFEEVLGEILGKVDNSHMGVVLKRMMLRAASRIADRLDIEALVTGEAISQVSSQTLPNLSVIDCVTDKLVLRPLIASHKQDIIDLANEIGTADFAKHMPEYCGVISVNPKTHAKRPRVEHEEKEFDMAVLERALENAKLVPIDRVIDELGQDLQIEEVSEALAGQIIIDIRHPDAAEDEPLELGGIEVQTMPFYALNARFKELDPTRQYLLYCDKGVMSRLHAHHLLSEGHANVRVYRPS; translated from the coding sequence ATGAAACTAATCGTAAAAGTCTTCCCCGAGATCACCATCAAGAGCCGCCCGGTACGGATGCGTTTCATCCGCCAGTTGGCCAAAAACATCCGCACCGTGCTCCGCGATCTGGACCCGGCCGTGGTGGTGAACGGTGTGTGGGACAATCTCGAGCTTGAAACCCGCGTGACTGAGCCCAAAGTACTGAAGGACATGACCGAGCGCCTGAGCTGCATGCCGGGCATCGCGCATTTCCTGCAGGTCGACGAGTACCCGCTGGGCGACTTCGATGACATCGTCGCCAAGTGCAAGCTGCACTTCGGTGATTCGCTGGCCGGGAAGATTTTTTCGGTGCGCTGCAAGCGCGCCGGCAAGCATGAATTCAGTTCGATGGATGTCGAGAAATACGTCGGCAGCCAACTGCGTCGTCAGTGCGGTGCCGCCGGAATCTCGCTGAAAGAGCCGGAAATCGAAGTCCGTATCGAAATTCGCGACAAACGGTTGTTCGTGATCCACAGCCAGCACAACAGCATCGGCGGTTATCCGCTGGGTGCACTGGAGCAGACGCTTGTACTGATGTCCGGCGGCTTCGATTCCACTGTTGCCGCTTACCAGATCATGCGCCGCGGCCTGATGAGCCATTTCTGCTTCTTCAATCTGGGCGGGCGGGCCCATGAACTGGGCGTCATGGAAGTCGCGCACTTCATCTGGAAGAAGTACGGCAGCTCCCAACGCGTGTTATTTGTCAGTGTACCGTTCGAGGAAGTCCTGGGAGAAATTCTCGGGAAAGTCGATAACAGTCATATGGGTGTAGTTTTGAAGCGTATGATGTTGCGCGCTGCTTCCCGTATTGCCGATCGGCTGGACATCGAGGCGCTGGTTACCGGTGAAGCGATTTCCCAGGTTTCCAGCCAGACGCTGCCGAACCTGTCCGTGATCGACTGCGTGACCGACAAGCTGGTCTTGCGTCCGCTGATCGCCAGTCACAAGCAGGACATCATCGACCTGGCCAACGAAATCGGCACTGCCGACTTCGCCAAGCACATGCCGGAGTATTGCGGGGTCATCTCGGTGAACCCCAAGACCCACGCCAAGCGTCCGCGCGTGGAGCATGAAGAGAAAGAATTCGACATGGCGGTCCTTGAGCGTGCGCTCGAGAACGCCAAACTGGTGCCGATCGATCGCGTGATCGACGAATTGGGCCAGGACTTGCAGATCGAAGAAGTCAGCGAAGCACTGGCGGGCCAGATCATCATCGACATCCGTCACCCGGATGCCGCTGAAGACGAGCCGCTGGAACTCGGTGGCATTGAGGTACAGACGATGCCGTTTTATGCATTGAACGCTCGTTTCAAGGAACTGGACCCTACTCGCCAGTACCTGCTGTATTGCGACAAAGGCGTGATGAGTCGCCTGCATGCCCACCATTTGCTCAGTGAGGGGCATGCCAATGTGCGCGTTTATCGACCGAGCTAA